In Primulina eburnea isolate SZY01 chromosome 3, ASM2296580v1, whole genome shotgun sequence, one DNA window encodes the following:
- the LOC140825160 gene encoding beta-adaptin-like protein C, whose product MSGHDSKYFSTTKKGEIPELKEELNSQYKDKRKDAVKKVIAAMTVGKDVSSLFTDVVNCMQTENLELKKLVYLYLINYAKSQPDLAILAVNTFVKDSQDPNPLIRALAVRTMGCIRVDKITEYLCDPLQRCLKDDDPYVRKTAAICVAKLYDINAELVEDRGFLDALKDLISDNNPMVVANAVASLAEIQENSSKPIFEITSNTLSKLLTALNECTEWGQVFILDALSKYKAADAREAENIVERVTPRLQHANCAVVLSAVKMILLQMELITSTDVVRNLCKKMASPLVTLLSAEPEIQYVALRNINLIVQKRPTILAHEIKVFFCKYNDPIYVKMEKLEIMIKLASDRNIDQVLLEFKEYATEVDVDFVRKAVRAIGRCAIKLERAAERCISVLLELIKIKVNYVVQEAIIVIKDIFRRYPNTYESIIATLCENLDTLDEPEAKASMIWIIGEYAERIDNADELLESFLETFPEEPPQVQLQLLTATVKLFLKKPTEGPQQMIQVVLNNATVETDNPDLRDRAYIYWRLLSTDPEAAKDVVLAEKPVISDDSNQLDPSLLDELLANIATLSSVYHKPPDAFVTRVKTVQKTEEEDYPDGSEGGYSESSTQAADAGASSPAATGNAQNAAGRLPAAPTAIPDLLDLIGLDNNSASEDQPTTISGPPLPVVLPAPTGQGLQIRAQLIRKDGQIFYSMLFENNTQIPLDGFMIQFNKNTFGLAAAGPLQVPQLLPGTSASTLLPMVLFQNVSPGPPSTLLQVAVKNNQQPVWYFNDSIPLLVFFAEDGKMERSAFLETWKSLPDSNEISKDFPAIVVNSFEATIDRLAASNMFFIAKRKHTNQEVLYLSAKIPRGIPFLVELTAAIGIPGLKCAVKTPSPEMAPLFFEAIEALFQN is encoded by the exons ATGAGCGGGCACGATTCGAAGTATTTTTCCACCACCAAAAAGGGTGAAATCCCCGAGCTCAAAGAAGAACTCAATTCTCAGTACAAG GACAAGAGGAAAGATGCAGTTAAGAAGGTTATTGCTGCAATGACAGTGGGGAAGGACGTATCATCCCTCTTTACGGATGTTGTGAATTGTATGCAAACGGAAAATTTGGAGCTTAAAAAGCTTGTATATTTGTATCTCATCAACTATGCAAAGAGCCAACCTGATCTTGCTATATTAGCAGTGAATACGTTTGTTAAG GATTCCCAAGACCCAAATCCCTTGATCCGTGCTTTGGCTGTGAGGACAATGGGATGCATCCGGGTTGATAAAATTACAGAGTATTTATGTGATCCTTTGCAGCGGTGCCTCAAG GATGACGACCCATATGTCCGCAAGACAGCAGCTATATGTGTTGCTAAACTTTACGACATAAATGCGGAGTTGGTAGAGGATAGAGGTTTCCTAGATGCTCTGAAGGATTTAATTTCGGACAACAATCCCATGGTTGTCGCAAATGCTGTTGCTTCACTTGCTGAAATTCAAGAGAACAGTAGCAAACCCATCTTTGAAATCACTAGTAACACGCTCTCAAAGCTTCTTACTGCTCTGAATGAATGCACCGA GTGGGGTCAAGTTTTCATTTTGGACGCTCTTTCCAAGTATAAGGCAGCTGATGCTCGTGAAGCCGAAAATATAGTGGAGAGAGTTACGCCGCGATTACAACATGCAAACTGTGCAGTTGTTCTTTCAGCTGTCAAG ATGATCCTTTTACAGATGGAACTAATTACTAGCACTGATGTAGTCCGGAATCTTTGCAAGAAGATGGCTTCTCCTCTTGTGACATTGCTGTCTGCGGAGCCCGAGATTCAATATGTTGCTTTGCGAAACATAAACCTTATTGTGCAAAAGAGACCCACAATTCTTGCCCATGAGATCAAG GTGTTCTTTTGCAAGTACAATGATCCAATTTACGTGAAGATGGAAAAGTTGGAAATAATGATAAAGCTTGCATCAGATAGAAATATAGACCAA GTTTTATTGGAGTTCAAAGAGTATGCTACAGAAGTAGATGTAGATTTTGTCAGAAAAGCTGTTCGTGCCATTGGACGATGTGCGATCAAGTTAGAGAGAGCAGCTGAACGGTGTATCAGCGTGTTGCTTGAATTGATCAAGATCAAAGTAAACTATGTTGTTCAAGAAGCTATCATAGTGATTAAGGATATCTTTAGGAGATACCCTAACAC TTATGAGTCCATCATTGCTACACTATGTGAGAACTTGGACACCTTGGATGAGCCAGAAGCAAAG GCATCAATGATTTGGATCATCGGTGAATATGCTGAAAGAATTGATAATGCTGATGAGCTCTTGGAGAGCTTTTTGGAAACATTTCCCGAGGAACCTCCGCAAGTTCAGTTACAGCTTTTGACAGCGACGGTCAAACTTTTCCTCAAGAAGCCAACCGAAGGCCCACAACAGATGATCCAG GTTGTTTTGAATAATGCCACTGTCGAAACCGACAACCCAGATCTGAGAGATCGTGCATATATATACTGGCGACTCCTCTCAACCGATCCTGAG GCAGCAAAGGATGTTGTCTTAGCTGAAAAGCCTGTGATAAGTGATGATTCGAATCAACTCGACCCTTCTCTCCTGGATGAGCTTCTTGCCAACATTGCTACATTGTCCTCTGTCTACCATAAGCCCCCTGATGCATTTGTAACACGTGTTAAGACCGTCCAAAAAACTGAGGAAGAGGATTATCCTGATGGAAGTGAAGGAGGGTATTCTGAATCATCTACTCAAGCAGCTGATGCAGGTGCGTCATCGCCGGCTGCCACAGGTAATGCTCAGAATGCAGCTGGAAGGCTACCAGCTGCTCCTACAGCCATACCTGATTTACTTGATCTGATTGGCTTAGATAATAACAGTGCATCAGAGGATCAGCCTACAACCATTTCTGG ACCTCCTTTACCAGTTGTATTACCTGCACCTACTGGTCAAGGTCTACAAATCCGTGCTCAGCTGATCCGAAAAGACGGCCAAATATTTTACAGCATGTTATTTGAGAACAATACACAGATTCCACTTGATGGGTTTATGATTCAGTTCAACAAGAACACTTTCGGTCTGGCTGCAGCTGGACCGCTTCAG GTTCCTCAATTGCTACCTGGTACATCTGCAAGCACTCTTCTACCTATGGTTTTGTTCCAGAACGTTTCTCCTGGTCCACCGAGTACACTTCTGCAGGTTGCTGTaaaaaataatcagcaacctgTATGGTATTTTAATGACAGCATTCCGTTGCTTGTATTTTTTGCTGAGGATGGGAAAATGGAGCGATCAGCATTTCTTGAG ACGTGGAAATCGCTACCTGATTCTAACGAGATCTCCAAGGACTTCCCAGCAATTGTGGTGAATAGTTTTGAAGCAACCATAGACCGGTTGGCTGCATCCAATATGTTCTTTATTGCGAAGCGCAAGCACACAAATCAAGAAGTTTTGTATCTATCCGCCAAGATTCCTCGAGGGATCCCTTTCTTAGTCGAACTTACGGCAGCCATCGGTATCCCTGGCCTTAAATGTGCGGTAAAAACACCAAGCCCTGAAATGGCCCCTCTTTTCTTCGAAGCCATAGAAGCTCTCTTCCAAAATTGA
- the LOC140825159 gene encoding general transcription and DNA repair factor IIH helicase/translocase subunit XPB1-like isoform X1: MAIKADQSKKSSSPRFKGFEEHKIIGADEDNYHIHDDMDEDLGDGEGKKRDFSRLELKPDHENRPLWACADGRIFLETFSTLYKQAYDFLIAIAEPVCRPESMHEYNLTPHSLYAAVSVGLETETIISVLNKLSKTKLPKDMIDFIHNSTANYGKVKLVLKKNKYLVESPFPEVLKKLLMDEVIGRARISFEGVEGNDGFTKGKSTGEIEGGHNELLNEVELAAAAEEKETHSFEIDPAQVENVKQRCLPNALNYPMLEEYDFRNDTVNPDLEVELKPHAQPRPYQEKSLSKMFGNGRARSGIIVLPCGAGKSLVGVSAASRIRKSCLCLATNAVSVDQWAFQFKLWSTITEEQICRFTSDSKERFRGNAGVVVTTYNMIAFNGKRSEEAEKILEEIRNREWGLLLMDEVHVVPAHMFRKVISITKSHCKLGLTATLVREDERITDLNFLIGPKLYEANWLDLVKGGFIANVQCAEVWCPMTKEFFAEYLKKENSKKKQALYVMNPNKFRACEFLIRFHEQQRGDKIIVFADNLFALQEYAIKLQKPMIFGATSHAERTKILEAFKTSRDVNTVFLSKVGDNSIDIPEANVIIQISSHAGSRRQEAQRLGRILRAKGKPQDRVAGGKEEYNAFFYSLVSTDTQEMYYSTKRQQFLVDQGYSFKVITSLPPSDSGPELNYHHLDDQLALLGKVLSAGDDAVGLEQLEEDADGMALEKARRSVGSMSAMSGASGMVYMEFSTGQKKLHGQAKNKPKDPAKRHHLFKKRFTGT; the protein is encoded by the exons ATG GCGATAAAGGCCGACCAATCAAAAAAATCAAGTTCTCCAAGGTTCAAAGGATTT gAGGAGCATAAAATTATAGGTGCTGATGAAGATAATTATCATATCCATGATGACATGGACGAAGATCTCGGAGATG GAGAAGGGAAAAAGAGAGATTTTTCAAGATTGGAACTTAAACCTGATCATGAAAATCGGCCATTGTGGGCTTGTGCCGATGGTCGCATTTTCTTGGAGACTTTCTCTACGCTGTATAAACAGGCCTATGATTTTCTTATTGCCATCGCTGAACCAGTTTGCAG GCCAGAATCAATGCATGAGTACAACTTGACTCCACATTCCCTGTATGCTGCGGTGTCAGTTGGACTTGaaacagagactattatttctgTTCTAAATAAATTATCAAAGACCAAGCTTCCAAAAGACATGATTGATTTTATACATAATTCCACTGCTAATTATGGCAAAGTGAAGCTCGTGCTCAAGAAGAATAAATATTTAGTTGAGTCACCATTTCCAGAG GTATTGAAAAAATTGTTAATGGATGAGGTTATAGGACGAGCAAGGATTTCCTTTGAG GGAGTTGAAGGAAATGATGGTTTTACAAAAGGAAAATCTACTGGTGAAATAGAAGGTGGGCACAATGAGTTGCTAAATGAAGTCGAGTTGGCAGCTGCAGCTGAAGAAAAAGAAACTCATTCATTTGAAATTGATCCTGCTCAG GTTGAAAATGTAAAGCAACGGTGTTTGCCAAATGCTCTAAATTATCCCATGTTGGAGGAGTATGACTTTAGAAATGACACT GTCAATCCCGATCTGGAGGTTGAATTGAAGCCCCACGCACAACCACGGCCTTATCAAGAAAAAAGTCTTAGTAAAATGTTTGGAAATG GTAGAGCGCGCTCCGGTATCATTGTGCTACCGTGTGGTGCAGGAAAGTCTTTGGTTGGTGTTTCTGCTGCTAGCAGGATAAGAAAGAGTTGTCTTTGTTTGGCTACAAATGCGGTGTCTGTGGATCAGTGGGCTTTCCAGTTTAAATTGTGGTCGACTATTACAGAGGAACAAATATGTCGTTTCACATCTGACAGCAAAGAGAGATTCCGTGGCAATGCTGGGGTGGTGGTGACAACATAtaatatgattgcatttaatggCAAACGATCTGAAGAAGCTGAGAAGATCCTAGAAGAAATAAGAAACCGGGAATGGGGATTGCTTCTCATGGATGAG GTGCATGTAGTCCCCGCTCACATGTTTCGGAAGGTCATCAGCATCACAAAATCTCACTGCAAATTGGGTCTTACTG CAACACTTGTGAGAGAAGATGAGAGGATTACCGATTTGAACTTCCTTATTGGTCCAAAGTTATATGAGGCTAATTGGTTGGATTTAGTGAAAGGAGGGTTCATTGCAAATGTTCAGTGTGCAGAAGTCTGGTGTCCAATGACAAAGGAGTTTTTTGCTGAGTATCTAaagaaagaaaattcgaagaaGAAACAG GCTCTTTATGTGATGAACCCTAATAAATTCAGAGCTTGTGAGTTTCTTATCCGTTTCCATGAGCAGCAGCGGGGTGATAAGATAATAGTTTTTGCAGATAATCTTTTTGCTCTGCAAGAATATGCAATAAAGCTTCAAAAACCTATGATTTTTGGTGCAACTAG CCACGCTGAAAGAACTAAAATACTTGAAGCATTTAAAACCAGTCGGGACGTGAACACCGTTTTCCTCTCGAAG GTGGGTGATAATTCCATAGATATTCCAGAGGCAAACGTGATCATTCAGATTTCATCACACGCTGGTTCAAGGCGTCAAGAGGCTCAGCGACTTGGACGTATTCTCAGGGCAAAG GGTAAGCCTCAAGACAGGGTGGCGGGAGGCAAGGAAGAGTACAATGCATTTTTCTATTCACTTGTATCTACAGACACCCAA GAGATGTACTACTCAACCAAAAGACAGCAGTTTTTGGTTGATCAGGGTTATAGTTTTAAG GTTATCACGAGCTTACCACCCTCAGACTCGGGACCCGAGTTGAATTACCATCATCTTGATGATCAGTTAGCACTTCTTGGCAAG GTGCTGAGTGCTGGGGATGATGCAGTTGGTTTAGAGCAACTAGAAGAAGATGCAGATGGCATGGCTCTTGAAAAAGCTCGTCGCTCAGTTGGGTCCATGAGTGCCATGTCTGGAGCTAGTGGAATGGTTTACATGGAATTTAG
- the LOC140825159 gene encoding general transcription and DNA repair factor IIH helicase/translocase subunit XPB1-like isoform X2, giving the protein MGNGDKGRPIKKIKFSKEEHKIIGADEDNYHIHDDMDEDLGDGEGKKRDFSRLELKPDHENRPLWACADGRIFLETFSTLYKQAYDFLIAIAEPVCRPESMHEYNLTPHSLYAAVSVGLETETIISVLNKLSKTKLPKDMIDFIHNSTANYGKVKLVLKKNKYLVESPFPEVLKKLLMDEVIGRARISFEGVEGNDGFTKGKSTGEIEGGHNELLNEVELAAAAEEKETHSFEIDPAQVENVKQRCLPNALNYPMLEEYDFRNDTVNPDLEVELKPHAQPRPYQEKSLSKMFGNGRARSGIIVLPCGAGKSLVGVSAASRIRKSCLCLATNAVSVDQWAFQFKLWSTITEEQICRFTSDSKERFRGNAGVVVTTYNMIAFNGKRSEEAEKILEEIRNREWGLLLMDEVHVVPAHMFRKVISITKSHCKLGLTATLVREDERITDLNFLIGPKLYEANWLDLVKGGFIANVQCAEVWCPMTKEFFAEYLKKENSKKKQALYVMNPNKFRACEFLIRFHEQQRGDKIIVFADNLFALQEYAIKLQKPMIFGATSHAERTKILEAFKTSRDVNTVFLSKVGDNSIDIPEANVIIQISSHAGSRRQEAQRLGRILRAKGKPQDRVAGGKEEYNAFFYSLVSTDTQEMYYSTKRQQFLVDQGYSFKVITSLPPSDSGPELNYHHLDDQLALLGKVLSAGDDAVGLEQLEEDADGMALEKARRSVGSMSAMSGASGMVYMEFSTGQKKLHGQAKNKPKDPAKRHHLFKKRFTGT; this is encoded by the exons ATGGGAAATG GCGATAAAGGCCGACCAATCAAAAAAATCAAGTTCTCCAAG gAGGAGCATAAAATTATAGGTGCTGATGAAGATAATTATCATATCCATGATGACATGGACGAAGATCTCGGAGATG GAGAAGGGAAAAAGAGAGATTTTTCAAGATTGGAACTTAAACCTGATCATGAAAATCGGCCATTGTGGGCTTGTGCCGATGGTCGCATTTTCTTGGAGACTTTCTCTACGCTGTATAAACAGGCCTATGATTTTCTTATTGCCATCGCTGAACCAGTTTGCAG GCCAGAATCAATGCATGAGTACAACTTGACTCCACATTCCCTGTATGCTGCGGTGTCAGTTGGACTTGaaacagagactattatttctgTTCTAAATAAATTATCAAAGACCAAGCTTCCAAAAGACATGATTGATTTTATACATAATTCCACTGCTAATTATGGCAAAGTGAAGCTCGTGCTCAAGAAGAATAAATATTTAGTTGAGTCACCATTTCCAGAG GTATTGAAAAAATTGTTAATGGATGAGGTTATAGGACGAGCAAGGATTTCCTTTGAG GGAGTTGAAGGAAATGATGGTTTTACAAAAGGAAAATCTACTGGTGAAATAGAAGGTGGGCACAATGAGTTGCTAAATGAAGTCGAGTTGGCAGCTGCAGCTGAAGAAAAAGAAACTCATTCATTTGAAATTGATCCTGCTCAG GTTGAAAATGTAAAGCAACGGTGTTTGCCAAATGCTCTAAATTATCCCATGTTGGAGGAGTATGACTTTAGAAATGACACT GTCAATCCCGATCTGGAGGTTGAATTGAAGCCCCACGCACAACCACGGCCTTATCAAGAAAAAAGTCTTAGTAAAATGTTTGGAAATG GTAGAGCGCGCTCCGGTATCATTGTGCTACCGTGTGGTGCAGGAAAGTCTTTGGTTGGTGTTTCTGCTGCTAGCAGGATAAGAAAGAGTTGTCTTTGTTTGGCTACAAATGCGGTGTCTGTGGATCAGTGGGCTTTCCAGTTTAAATTGTGGTCGACTATTACAGAGGAACAAATATGTCGTTTCACATCTGACAGCAAAGAGAGATTCCGTGGCAATGCTGGGGTGGTGGTGACAACATAtaatatgattgcatttaatggCAAACGATCTGAAGAAGCTGAGAAGATCCTAGAAGAAATAAGAAACCGGGAATGGGGATTGCTTCTCATGGATGAG GTGCATGTAGTCCCCGCTCACATGTTTCGGAAGGTCATCAGCATCACAAAATCTCACTGCAAATTGGGTCTTACTG CAACACTTGTGAGAGAAGATGAGAGGATTACCGATTTGAACTTCCTTATTGGTCCAAAGTTATATGAGGCTAATTGGTTGGATTTAGTGAAAGGAGGGTTCATTGCAAATGTTCAGTGTGCAGAAGTCTGGTGTCCAATGACAAAGGAGTTTTTTGCTGAGTATCTAaagaaagaaaattcgaagaaGAAACAG GCTCTTTATGTGATGAACCCTAATAAATTCAGAGCTTGTGAGTTTCTTATCCGTTTCCATGAGCAGCAGCGGGGTGATAAGATAATAGTTTTTGCAGATAATCTTTTTGCTCTGCAAGAATATGCAATAAAGCTTCAAAAACCTATGATTTTTGGTGCAACTAG CCACGCTGAAAGAACTAAAATACTTGAAGCATTTAAAACCAGTCGGGACGTGAACACCGTTTTCCTCTCGAAG GTGGGTGATAATTCCATAGATATTCCAGAGGCAAACGTGATCATTCAGATTTCATCACACGCTGGTTCAAGGCGTCAAGAGGCTCAGCGACTTGGACGTATTCTCAGGGCAAAG GGTAAGCCTCAAGACAGGGTGGCGGGAGGCAAGGAAGAGTACAATGCATTTTTCTATTCACTTGTATCTACAGACACCCAA GAGATGTACTACTCAACCAAAAGACAGCAGTTTTTGGTTGATCAGGGTTATAGTTTTAAG GTTATCACGAGCTTACCACCCTCAGACTCGGGACCCGAGTTGAATTACCATCATCTTGATGATCAGTTAGCACTTCTTGGCAAG GTGCTGAGTGCTGGGGATGATGCAGTTGGTTTAGAGCAACTAGAAGAAGATGCAGATGGCATGGCTCTTGAAAAAGCTCGTCGCTCAGTTGGGTCCATGAGTGCCATGTCTGGAGCTAGTGGAATGGTTTACATGGAATTTAG